From the Thermococcus sp. 18S1 genome, one window contains:
- a CDS encoding radical SAM protein: protein MVWETPYFSYAVRELPKGCQLCVRGEKLVLFTTGACPRDCFYCPLSETRRGDVVYANERPVKSLDDVSEEALLMEARGAGVTGGDPLARLDRTVEYIRSLKETFGEDFHVHLYTTGALATKKNLEKLYDAGLDEIRFHPDIFNPSSKLFKVEIENIRNAFDFDWDVGGEIPSIPGQFERMRWYAEFLDNLGAKFLNVNELEFSETNLRAILNRGYRPISDESAAIKGSLELGLKLLEWGEENTSLSYHLCTARLKDAVQLKNRLRRMAKNVARPYMEITEDGTLRFGIAEYDDLDELYELLVEEAEVPAEWLYINRAKGRIEMPEEVAVELAEAVEGDVRFFIVEEYPTFDRLEVERVPLP from the coding sequence ATGGTCTGGGAGACGCCTTACTTTTCGTACGCTGTGAGAGAGCTCCCCAAGGGCTGCCAGCTCTGCGTTAGGGGTGAGAAGCTCGTCCTCTTCACGACGGGGGCCTGCCCGAGGGACTGCTTCTACTGCCCGCTGAGCGAGACGCGAAGGGGAGACGTCGTCTACGCCAACGAGAGACCCGTAAAAAGCCTTGATGACGTCAGTGAGGAAGCCCTTCTGATGGAAGCCAGAGGAGCCGGCGTTACCGGCGGAGACCCGCTGGCGAGGCTTGACAGGACCGTTGAGTATATCCGCTCCCTGAAGGAGACATTCGGCGAGGACTTCCATGTTCACCTGTATACGACGGGCGCCTTGGCCACCAAGAAGAACCTCGAAAAGCTATACGATGCCGGTCTGGACGAGATACGATTCCACCCGGACATATTCAACCCTAGCTCGAAGCTCTTCAAAGTTGAAATCGAGAACATAAGGAACGCCTTCGACTTCGACTGGGACGTCGGCGGCGAGATTCCCTCGATTCCGGGGCAGTTCGAGAGGATGAGGTGGTACGCTGAGTTCCTCGATAATCTCGGAGCGAAGTTCCTCAACGTGAACGAGCTTGAGTTCAGTGAGACGAACCTGAGGGCGATTCTCAACAGGGGCTACAGGCCGATAAGCGACGAGAGTGCCGCCATAAAGGGCTCCCTTGAGCTGGGTCTGAAGCTCCTCGAATGGGGTGAGGAGAACACCTCGCTGAGCTACCACCTGTGCACGGCCAGGCTGAAGGATGCAGTCCAGCTCAAGAACAGGCTGAGGAGGATGGCCAAAAACGTGGCCAGGCCCTACATGGAGATAACCGAGGACGGGACGCTCCGGTTTGGTATTGCTGAATACGACGACCTTGACGAGCTGTATGAACTCCTCGTGGAGGAGGCGGAGGTTCCGGCGGAGTGGCTGTACATCAACAGAGCGAAGGGCCGGATAGAGATGCCGGAAGAGGTCGCTGTCGAGCTGGCTGAGGCAGTAGAGGGCGACGTGAGGTTCTTCATCGTCGAGGAGTACCCGACCTTCGACAGGCTTGAGGTCGAGAGGGTTCCGTTGCCTTAA
- a CDS encoding potassium transporter Kef — protein MNMDRRERHSLLLNFLVGTVFLGAVLHYGLSLSLWRSLLFAGLLSLLYTLAHILRKRSDKGQRWSQSLKSSCTKFVLVVPISFGFAVLLFGLIYVAFAKPGTSFVPLAKMLGVLFIIGASALFLVANLQERGEKTPEKVVYSRRNFLKELSTSLLVFTIAYASGVSFEKSVSMALYVFVLASWYYSMMAHRYVISDLELKIMAVVSFVAVASGLYLFVLGNITLSVLIGALFAVVSEKDYKMTRKLVEEGLLERKYAESGAWGLFYGVLYGLGAMMGLMLISGSYSASFIKESLLTMFRLLYIFTVIFAPLGTLGGWARLKFHGIKFDGQDKGDYGLEK, from the coding sequence ATGAACATGGATAGGAGGGAGAGACATTCCCTTCTCCTGAACTTTCTCGTTGGGACAGTTTTTTTAGGCGCTGTACTCCACTACGGCCTTTCGCTTTCATTATGGAGAAGCCTCTTATTTGCGGGCCTCCTGTCGCTTCTCTACACCTTAGCACATATCCTCCGGAAAAGGTCCGATAAAGGACAGAGATGGTCTCAATCTTTAAAATCCTCCTGCACGAAGTTTGTACTTGTTGTTCCGATTTCGTTTGGGTTTGCGGTGCTTTTATTCGGACTTATTTATGTAGCATTTGCAAAACCGGGCACGTCTTTCGTCCCTCTTGCCAAAATGCTCGGCGTTTTGTTCATAATCGGCGCGTCTGCGCTGTTCCTCGTGGCGAATCTGCAGGAGAGGGGCGAGAAAACGCCTGAAAAAGTCGTCTATTCCCGGCGGAACTTCCTTAAAGAACTTTCAACGTCCCTCCTTGTGTTTACTATTGCATACGCCTCAGGAGTGAGTTTTGAAAAGAGCGTCTCGATGGCGCTCTACGTCTTTGTCCTGGCAAGCTGGTACTACTCCATGATGGCCCACAGGTATGTAATATCCGACCTGGAGCTTAAAATCATGGCCGTTGTAAGTTTTGTAGCGGTCGCATCTGGGTTGTACTTGTTTGTGCTCGGCAATATAACCCTCAGTGTACTGATCGGGGCGCTTTTTGCGGTCGTGTCTGAAAAAGACTACAAGATGACGAGGAAGCTCGTGGAAGAGGGACTGCTGGAGAGAAAATACGCCGAAAGCGGGGCCTGGGGCTTGTTTTACGGCGTTCTTTATGGGCTTGGGGCGATGATGGGCTTAATGCTAATCTCGGGGAGTTATAGTGCGTCGTTTATCAAAGAATCTTTGTTGACGATGTTTAGGCTCCTGTACATATTTACGGTAATCTTTGCCCCCCTCGGAACACTCGGTGGTTGGGCAAGATTGAAGTTTCATGGAATAAAATTCGATGGCCAAGACAAAGGTGATTACGGGTTAGAAAAGTGA
- a CDS encoding antitoxin VapB family protein — MANGERALRREKKGNVDVLMIAFGSMSEEEVEKLRKTLKEVEE; from the coding sequence ATGGCAAACGGAGAGCGTGCTTTGAGGCGGGAGAAGAAAGGTAACGTTGATGTTCTGATGATTGCGTTTGGGAGTATGAGCGAGGAAGAAGTTGAGAAACTCAGAAAAACGCTGAAAGAAGTTGAAGAATAG